In a single window of the Raphanus sativus cultivar WK10039 chromosome 9, ASM80110v3, whole genome shotgun sequence genome:
- the LOC108826655 gene encoding uncharacterized protein LOC108826655, whose protein sequence is MTHPYEEAKEMKKLKKHYDMLGYICDAQYGIPTRCPCGGEIKTDVSPNPKYRHDFNTLPGSRYFTCKNYEDDGMHFRQPWTFGLEDEVRQLRMEVNDMAEEIAKLKRLITSTSPP, encoded by the exons ATGACTCATCCTTACGAAGAGgcgaaggagatgaagaagctgaagaaacaCTACGACATGTTAGGCTACATTTGCGATGCCCAATATGGAATTCCTACCCGTTGCCCATGTGGTGGTGAAATCAAGACGGATGTGTCTCCAAATCCGAAGTATCGCCACGATTTCAATACCTTGCCTGGAAGTAGGTACTTCACCTGCAAGAATTATGAG GACGATGGGATGCACTTTCGTCAGCCATGGACTTTTGGTCTTGAGGATGAAGTGAGGCAACTAAGGATGGAGGTCAATGATATGGCTGAAGAGATTGCGAAGCTTAAGAGGCTTATTACCTCCACCTCCCCTCCATGA
- the LOC108827173 gene encoding uncharacterized protein LOC108827173: MTYCSGRFTAALLLVLSAIPIAYLISLERAVPSTHVISYHSSGFLRECAKWDDVDRRFLVSFMDGGGIGEVVTRDSDGDDSEVLEEVTLVKDVDIAGNASAGIVIDRDRNRLLVAIGDLIGNKYSALAAYDLSTWHRIFLTELSGHSKEISFADDVAFDAQGNSYVTDAKGSKIWKVDVNGKLVSIIKSPLFTPPGWFINMVALNGIVYHPSGFLIVIHTFSGLLYKIDLAEGDQSNKVNVIEVTGGTLRFGDGIELLSPTKIVIAGNPSTRLVESSDDWRTASVTGLFRTGMFHRLVSAATVKEGRIYLTHIVGFGSKKRHILVEAVF; the protein is encoded by the exons ATGACGTACTGCTCCGGCCGATTCACCGCCGCTCTCCTCCTGGTACTCTCAGCCATTCCCATAGCTTATCTCATTTCGTTAGAGCGGGCTGTCCCTTCCACACACGTCATCTCTTACCATAGCTCCGGCTTCTTACGTGAGTGCGCCAAATGGGACGATGTAGATCGGAGGTTCCTTGTGTCCTTCATGGACGGAGGAGGAATCGGCGAGGTTGTTACTAGAGATTCGGACGGTGATGATAGCGAGGTTTTGGAGGAAGTCACTTTGGTCAAAGACGTTGACATCGCCGGAAACGCTTCTGCTGGAATCGTTATCGACCGCGACAGAAACCGTCTCCTCGTCGCCATCGGCGATCTGATTGGAAATAAGTATAGCGCTTTAGCGGCCTATGATTTGTCTACGTGGCATCGTATCTTCCTCACAGAGCTTAGTGGCCATA GTAAAGAGATATCATTTGCAGACGATGTAGCTTTTGATGCACAAGGCAACAGTTATGTTACCGATGCAAAAGGAAGTAAAATCTGGAAAGTTGATGTTAATGGGAAGCTCGTGTCCATCATTAAAAGCCCTCTCTTCACTCCACCTGGCTGGTTCATTAACATGGTCGCTCTTAACGGCATTGTTTATCACCCATCCGGGTTCCTCATCGTTATCCACACTTTTTCTGGTTTGCTATACAAAATCGACCTAGCGGAAGGAGATCAGAGTAATAAAGTCAATGTCATTGAAGTTACTGGTGGTACATTGAGGTTTGGAGATGGGATTGAATTGTTGTCTCCAACAAAGATTGTTATTGCAG GTAATCCTTCTACGAGATTGGTGGAAAGCTCAGACGATTGGAGGACAGCTTCTGTGACGGGTTTGTTCAGGACTGGTATGTTTCATCGGCTAGTCTCAGCGGCTACTGTAAAGGAAGGAAGAATTTATCTAACCCATATTGTTGGGTTTGGGTCTAAGAAAAGACACATACTTGTAGAAGCTGTGTTTTAG
- the LOC108824865 gene encoding protein FAR1-RELATED SEQUENCE 4-like — MRELRGNSEDSYKMLYSYLHMLEQVNSGTTTKVELDEAGKFKYLFIALGACIEGFKVMRKVILVDATFLKNGYGGVLVFAKAQDPNRHHYPLAFGVLDDENNASWTWFFEMLKTVIPDSSEIVFMSDRNQSLITAVANVYPQSHHGHCIWHLAQNVRNHACNTIKAVVAWRFMELARYYTLHEFESAYASFKVRYPSAFKYLEENTKRETWARMYFPGCRYNLDTSNSVESMNSAFRDARRYALIPLLDTIIKKISDWFNEHRKDAVSGSIDTKLVPLVEIHLHNLWGKAEKTPVRELNSYDLEYEVTDTDDRKVYLVNLIAKTCSCKVYDYEKYPCLHGLAVYLYFLEVPAAHGRRREVNIEYHQLSSQYYWTDLWAMAYYRTIYSVPDKSKWNVPDHIKLLQIIPPKKLTRKGRKKVNRNPSVGERRKRTQNVRRPRTNFGFSWLLFGMRTNNPSEPNNPSEPNNPSEPN, encoded by the coding sequence GGTTAATTCCGGAACAACAACAAAGGTGGAGTTGGATGAGGCAGGAAAGTTCAAGTACCTTTTCATAGCTTTAGGAGCTTGCATTGAAGGGTTTAAGGTCATGAGGAAAGTGATTCTTGTGGATGCAACGTTTTTGAAGAACGGATATGGTGGTGTACTAGTATTTGCTAAAGCTCAAGATCCTAATCGTCACCATTATCCCCTCGCGTTTGGGGTACTCGACGATGAGAATAATGCTAGTTGGACTTGGTTTTTTGAGATGCTGAAAACTGTTATACCAGACTCGTCTGAAATAGTATTTATGAGCGATAGGAATCAGAGCCTCATCACCGCTGTAGCAAATGTGTATCCACAATCTCACCATGGCCATTGTATATGGCATCTAGCTCAGAATGTGAGAAATCATGCTTGTAACACCATCAAAGCCGTAGTGGCATGGAGATTTATGGAGTTGGCTAGGTATTACACATTGCATGAGTTCGAGTCTGCTTATGCATCTTTTAAGGTGAGATATCCTTCAGCCTTCAAGTATTTGGAGGAGAACACTAAGAGAGAAACATGGGCTAGGATGTATTTTCCAGGTTGTAGATACAACTTGGACACTAGCAACAGTGTGGAGTCGATGAATAGCGCGTTTAGGGATGCAAGGAGGTATGCCTTGATACCACTGTTGGATACAATAATCAAAAAGATTTCTGACTGGTTTAATGAACATCGAAAGGACGCCGTGTCTGGATCGATTGATACTAAACTGGTTCCTCTGGTTGAGATCCATTTGCACAACTTATGGGGCAAAGCTGAGAAAACGCCAGTGCGTGAGCTGAATAGTTATGATCTTGAGTACGAGGTAACCGACACTGACGATAGGAAGGTTTATTTGGTGAACTTGATAGCGAAGACATGTAGCTGTAAGGTATATGATTATGAAAAGTATCCTTGTCTTCACGGACTTGCTGTTTACTTATATTTCCTTGAGGTTCCTGCTGCTCATGGTCGTCGACGTGAGGTCAACATAGAGTATCATCAGTTGAGCTCACAATATTACTGGACAGATCTTTGGGCAATGGCTTATTACAGGACCATTTATTCTGTGCCGGATAAGTCTAAATGGAATGTACCAGATCACATCAAACTGCTCCAGATCATACCTCCAAAAAAGCTAACGAGGAAGGGAAGGAAAAAGGTTAATAGGAATCCATCAGTTGGAGAACGGCGTAAAAGGACACAAAATGTAAGGCGACCGAGGACAAATTTCGGGTTTAGTTGGCTGTTGTTTGGAATGCGTACTAATAATCCAAGTGAACCTAATAATCCAAGTGAACCAAACAATCCAAGTGAACCGAACTAG
- the LOC108825780 gene encoding uncharacterized protein LOC108825780, with product MLLGETSLLETYYEILSVKEDASYDQIRNSYRSAILHSHPDKLSSSRCSSDETFLKIQKAWQVLSDAELRVVYDNDLRSSRQDGGTTADEISIEDMSVEITGEEDVEIFYQCRCGDYFCVDSSELETMGFELLRDGGCVRVRRLGASLASVVLPCGSCSLKTRVWVDSDMKIPFQDDLDNLGILS from the coding sequence ATGCTTCTGGGTGAAACTTCTCTCCTCGAGACATACTACGAGATTCTCTCCGTCAAAGAAGATGCGAGCTATGACCAAATCCGCAACAGCTACCGATCCGCCATCCTCCACTCACACCCAGACAAGCTAAGCAGCTCTCGTTGCAGCTCAGACGAAACGTTTCTCAAGATCCAAAAGGCGTGGCAAGTCCTAAGCGATGCAGAGCTACGCGTGGTTTACGACAACGACCTTCGGTCTTCGAGACAGGACGGAGGAACCACTGCTGATGAGATTAGCATAGAGGATATGTCGGTGGAGATCACTGGAGAAGAAGACGTGGAGATTTTTTATCAGTGTAGGTGTGGTGATTACTTCTGTGTTGATTCCTCTGAGCTTGAAACGATGGGGTTTGAGTTGTTGAGAGACGGTGGTTGTGTTCGAGTTAGGAGATTGGGTGCTTCTCTGGCGTCTGTGGTTCTTCCTTGTGGGTCTTGTTCTTTGAAAACAAGAGTTTGGGTTGATTCTGATATGAAGATTCCTTTCCAGGATGATTTAGATAATTTAGGAATCTTATCTTAG